From Myxococcota bacterium, a single genomic window includes:
- a CDS encoding chemotaxis protein CheC yields MRTDDDDKLAELANICAGHAASTLALLLDGSLMTRVPRLRLLPAGRPLRSLFLREERVGAVFADLVGPYEAKAALLMSAGAVEEVVGRVSGKEDAHASALAILAEVGNIAVSAAANALAQMLGGVSLPSVPRAGYAPEGELELHELVEVVSCVRSVADVELYDRHGPLRMRFVLVPAASDLD; encoded by the coding sequence GTGAGGACCGACGACGACGACAAGCTCGCAGAGCTCGCGAACATCTGCGCGGGCCATGCGGCGTCGACGCTCGCGCTCCTGCTCGACGGCTCGCTCATGACGCGCGTTCCCCGGCTGCGGCTGCTGCCCGCGGGCCGCCCGCTGCGCTCGCTGTTCCTGCGCGAGGAGAGGGTGGGCGCGGTCTTCGCCGACCTGGTCGGTCCGTACGAGGCCAAGGCGGCGCTGTTGATGTCCGCGGGCGCGGTCGAGGAGGTCGTGGGGCGCGTCTCGGGCAAGGAGGACGCGCACGCCTCGGCGCTCGCGATCCTGGCCGAGGTCGGGAACATCGCGGTCTCGGCCGCGGCCAACGCGCTCGCGCAGATGCTGGGCGGTGTCTCGCTGCCCTCGGTGCCGCGCGCCGGCTATGCGCCCGAGGGCGAGCTCGAGCTGCACGAGCTGGTCGAGGTCGTATCCTGCGTGCGCAGCGTGGCCGACGTCGAGCTCTACGACCGCCACGGGCCGCTGCGCATGCGCTTCGTGCTCGTGCCGGCGGCGAGCGACTTGGATTAG
- the larB gene encoding nickel pincer cofactor biosynthesis protein LarB produces the protein MDREHISLLLERHARGQVSRDELIEALAVAPFVELGDARVDTHRALRAGFPEVVLGTGKTLDQLVRIARTLAAEGGNVLLTRVSPEAAAGLRAELPELEILATPRLAILRQAPVPLRGRGPVAVVCAGTSDVPVAEEAAAVAELFGNKVERVYDAGVAGLHRLLASLDVLRRASVVIAIAGMEGALASVVGGLVGVPVIAVPTSIGYGASLGGVAALLAMLNSCASNVTVVNIDNGFGAAYVASLINRS, from the coding sequence ATGGATCGCGAGCATATCTCGCTCTTGTTGGAGCGCCACGCGCGGGGGCAAGTCTCTCGCGACGAGCTGATCGAGGCGCTGGCCGTGGCGCCGTTCGTCGAGCTCGGCGATGCGCGCGTCGACACGCACCGCGCGCTGCGCGCGGGCTTCCCCGAGGTCGTGCTCGGCACCGGGAAGACGCTGGACCAGCTGGTGCGCATCGCGCGCACGCTGGCGGCGGAGGGCGGGAACGTGCTGCTCACGCGAGTGAGTCCCGAGGCGGCGGCCGGGCTGCGCGCCGAGCTGCCGGAGCTCGAGATACTGGCCACGCCGCGGCTCGCGATCCTGCGCCAGGCGCCGGTGCCGCTGCGCGGCCGCGGCCCGGTCGCGGTGGTGTGCGCGGGCACCTCGGACGTGCCGGTGGCCGAGGAGGCCGCGGCCGTGGCCGAGCTGTTCGGCAACAAGGTCGAGCGGGTGTACGACGCGGGCGTAGCCGGCCTGCACCGGCTGCTGGCGTCGCTCGACGTGCTGCGGCGCGCGTCGGTCGTGATCGCGATCGCCGGCATGGAGGGCGCGCTCGCGTCGGTGGTCGGGGGCCTGGTCGGCGTGCCGGTGATCGCCGTGCCGACCAGCATCGGCTACGGGGCATCGCTCGGCGGCGTGGCGGCGCTGCTCGCGATGCTGAACTCGTGCGCGTCCAACGTGACGGTGGTGAACATCGACAACGGCTTCGGAGCGGCGTATGTCGCCTCGCTCATCAATCGCTCCTAG